The sequence GAAATTGGAGGCACAATGCATGAAATTCAAGACAAAGCATCAGTTGCATTTATTAACAAAAATCAGAATTGTATTTTGAATAAGTGAAAAAGACTGAACTACCTGTGATCTTATTCTTCGCCGGCGCTCCATGAAATTTGATCTATGCTCCAGTAGATCTCTATACCTGGTCTCTCTAGCAGCTCGTGGGGTTCCATACGCATTATTTTGACTACCATAAAAGGGGTTAGGAAAACTGGATGGGACATTGTCAGAAGTGTTCTGATGACTGAAGTTATTATCATCGGATGTTGCATCCAGTTCTGCATGGCCTAAACCCTGTGCCCCAGTATTCTCATGAGTAAGCCTCACTTCCCTGTCTTGctgaaaattatataaatccAAATCAGAAGCAGCAGTTCTGCGAAGAACTCTGTCACGAAGCCTACCAACACTTAATGTTCTACTAAACCGAACATTCCGTTCAGCAGGTTCTCGAGCAAACCGTCTTGCAGCATGCCTTGTTCCATCATCATCAGTGTTTACATGATCTAAAGGTGAAAACAAATCCGGATTGCAATCTACTGTTGTATTATTTCTATTTCTCAGGATGTCTTGACCATTATTTAACTGTCGGCTATCTTGAAAACTTCCGGAAAAATCAGGATTTGAGTTAGATGCGTTATTTTCATCTTGCCTTCCAGGAGACCTACTGGTGAAGCAAGCAGGAAAAAAATCACAGCCTTGTGGCCTCTCATTTCTATTTACATAACTACTAGAGGGATCAGcacattcttcttcttcttcgccaTTTGAAGTTGTCAGACCCATTGGAGGTGCAGGGTAAGATCTAGTGGAGCCCAAACTGTTACCTCTTGTGAGACGGAAGCTCAAGTTTCCAGGATTAATACTGAGGCGAGAAAGGAACCGGCTAGGAGGATTAAGTGACCGAGAGGAAAGAACCCTAGTACTGTTGCCTTCTCTAGACGCATTATTGGTGAAACTAGGCTCACCCCACTCGTGGAGCTGAATGCCGGAGTTTATACAGTTCAGATCATTACTCTCCTCAGCTTTATCTGTCCTGTAACATTCAGCTGAAACCGGACAAGAGCCTAATTTATTCTCACTTGGACAGAAGGCAGACTTTCCATTTTCTTCAGTCTGGCCGTCAGAGACCTGAAATCTCAAAATGATGTTACTTAGTTGGCATTTTCATAATGCTCATTAACCTAATGTAATACTTGTGAGCGATGAAATATCACAACTGACAACCATGCTTCTCATTCACATTAGTGTCTTTGAAACCCATAAACTGAAGCCAATTGGTAAATATACAAGCTCCCTCTCACATTCAATAAAAACAGAGCAATATAGCAACAGATTAAAGATAGACAAACTGATCACTGCAAATAGGTATCGAGTAAAATCCACTACCCTATGCCAATGTatgtcatcaaaatcaaatattcCATCATTTCATGTTCTTACAGTACCCCAAAACCAAAATCTTCGGAAAGAAAGCCTCCTCAGCGGGTAAtagatgcaaaatcagaatgcAGGAACAAATGCTTAACTCTACCAAGTTTACCACCATTTTCACATATTCACAATTTTAATCGCACATACCAAAACGAAGAGCAAACGCCAGATATTGAACTTTTGCTAGAATTGTTgcataataaaaattgatcaaATTACATGCACACCAATTCCGCCATCTTCCAACTCAAACATAAACCGGATCTACACAAACAGAAAATCACCggaataaaaaaagaaaaataaggaaATACCAGAATGCCTTAACCAAAAGAAATCACCTGCGGTTCATCACGATTATTGCAGTGAGACCGGAGACAGGACGACTTCAAAACTCTGCTTCGGCCGGATCGACTCCTCCGAACGGCAGCTCCAGACGAcgacgaagaagaagaggaagaaggcaATTGGCCGTCAGCATTGTGTTTGCTACTGCTCAATCCCATTCTCTTTCATTCACTCGTCATTGAAACAAATGCTTAGCGAAGATCTGCCGCGATTACTGGCAGAATGTTGGATTTACAACATGTCCAGATCCAGAATTTGATGATAATAATTACGATTTAAGCTAACTGTATCAGTACTCACCAGCTAATGATTGTAGGCATGGCGTGGGGGttggggtgggggtaggggccAGGGGGAGCGTGAAATGTGGCAGTATTTGAGTATTTGGGGATTCAAAATTGGAAATTGGTCGGGACGCCATTTTTGCTGAGATATTGAGCTGTGACAGCATGGGGCCACGCCAGTCAGcccaatttcaaattttcaaattctTTTTCAACCATATTGGGCCATAATTGGGTCGATCTTATCGGCCCATTAAGCCCTACATTACCTTCTTATTGTTAAATATTTCAGTTTTGTAATAAATACTCCTCCATCCCAAATAATTGTTAATTTCTTATGAACACCGATATTTTAAAGAGTAAAATTATAGTGTAAGAATTTATGAAtacatattatttataatgtaaaatAATTACCAAAAAAAATGACGGCCCAAAAAAAAAGTCATTAATATTGGAACTGAGAGAGTATTAACTTGTTTTTGGgataaccagggggcttagcccactggccaccgggtcctcacttaagtgaagtgacccgggttcgatccctcttgggagcgaattggagattggagatataaggagcgaattggagattggagatataaggtggatttggtgaatggagagataaggtggttcttggagtggatggggaactaatttctaacatctaacatgactttgtccgaccaaaaaaaaaaaaaattaacttgtTTTGGGATACAAATGtgaaatgtatatttattttctatatgTTCGAGGGAATACATAGTTTATGTATATTCATTAAGTTGGTTTTACCTTCTCCGTTGTCTATATATAAACATTTTCTTCTTGGGTTATACTCTCTCCATTCACGAAATGGAATCACATTTAAAGATAGATACGAATTTTAATCGTTAAAGTTGttgtaaataaaaattagaCTAAATGTAGTACAATTATAAGAATAATATTAgtacaaaatagtaaaataaaagtacattattatttaaaaaatggaATATATAATTCATAGTTAAGTATCTGAGAAAATGTATGATGTCATggttcaaaaaattaaataaactctttTTCATAGAAAAAAAAGGGGATAAGTAGAACTTTTTTTTGTACACGGATGAAGTACTATTTTTTCGCTAGATACAAGAATACTAGTAGTAATTAATTACCTCCGGTTGTTGTCGATCTTTCTCCTCTCTTTCATATGTTTTGTACACcataaaaaatatgccacacacattaatcaattaaaattaaaaaattctcaCAACAGTGTCCAGCTTCAAGTAAAATACTACTCCTACTTATTTCAACAATTGGATCAATTCAATCTTACACCGATGGAAAAAAAACCGCAATTTCCTTCGccagaaaaatataataaaaataaaaatgcaataaACTATAAACTGTAATTTCCTGATTTATGAGTGACAGAGGAGACCAAAAACACATTAATCATAGGCTAAACAATTAAATGGAAAATCAGTATTAGTGTCTATTAATTTGACAACCCTCCGATCAAAGTACCAGTCTCCAACGGCATGTGAAATAGTCtgccagaaaaaaaaaataaaaaaaaaataacacatTAATTGGTATTTatatacaagaaaatatgtaGTTCAATTCCCCTtacattatttattttcatttcaattttCTATGTAGTGTTAAACTACACCATATATTCATTATTACATGTGCAATgaatttatcatttattttctcaaagtaaataaataatttagccgatgcaattaattaatatcCAAGTGGACTCTTGATTGTTTTTTCAATCTTGACTATAATGAATATTTGAAAGATTTAGATTGTACGTAGTTTAATATGTATACTCTTTTATTGTGCATTACGTAGTGATGAATCAAGAAGTGAGCTTATTATTGCAACAAATCCGCCACAAAAGCTCCGCCGCCTCATGACCAGGGCGTAGccaggggggctagggggggctagagccacccccaaattttgaattttgaattttttttttttttataatatgtctaaaaatgttgttattattattattattattatatttgtattttagtaaaaaaatgtctaaaatgtattgaatgcccccaaaaaaatttttagtaaatgttgaactatattatctatgaaaatgttgttattattattattatatttgtattttagtaaaaaatgtctaaatgtattgaatgcccccaaaaaaatttttaggaaatgttttgaactatattatctatgaaaatattgttattattattattattattatatttgtattttagtaaaaaaatgtctaaaatgtattgaatgccccaaaagaaaattttagtaaatgttttgaactatattatctataaaaatgttgttattattatgattatatttgtattttagtaaaaaatgtctaaaatgtattgaatgccccaaaaaaaaattcccggGACAGTTCaaccccccccaaaaaaaatcctggctccgccactggcCTCATCGATCTCTCTGGCGCCCTcctcctctctcatcttctcACCCATCTCTCTCGCTCTACACCGCATCTCCTCCGCAGCCCTCCCAAACACCGCACCATCAATCGCCGCTTCAATGGAGTTTTGGAGGGAATTCGCTGCGATGAAATCGTTGATGGAGGTGAGATTAATGGCGGTTGAGCAGATGTAGATGTGGAAGCTTTTCCTCGTCAACAATTTCTTCGCGAGTTGGAGAAATGGGAAGATGTGGCCGTGAGCTAGCCATGGAAACATTATGATTTTGAAGATACCTGAGTTCAtcacttcaatttttttttttttttttttttttgaggtttGGATCTTTTGTGTGTCTAAGTGGAGATGTTTTTAGGAGAAATAGTTAAGTTCTGATGATTTTATTTCAAAACACAAATAAAGAAAATCATAGTAATTGCTAAgtagaaattattttaaaacgCATTATTGAAGTGGACTTGCCTTATTTCCTAATTTGGGTGACCCACTTGAATTCCAAAATTCATTTGATTCCATATAGGTATGAGCATAACACGCGTGGATAAATAATCCTCTTGATGGATTATCACCAATATTCATCAATGTTTCATGGAATGCCTTTCCAAAATctgaatttcattttcaaatcaTATAGGATTATAATATGATTCTATTATAAAACTGAAAACatgcataaatataaataaataaataaataaatacccTTTATAAGTTTCCTTTGAGGATGTGTGCATTTAGACAGATCCTTGGTACAATTTTTCCATCCCTTGATGTCACGCAGCTCCCGAGGTTTCAGATTACGCGTTATCTGAAGTAatatttcatacattttaacTATGTTAATTAAGATTAAGCTAAGAAATTTATAGTTAAGATTTAGTAATCTAtaatggaattttaattaaattataattataaaataattatgtattttctataaaataaaataaaaaggagcTTACTTGAACCCGATCAAAGACGCTATTTATTAAAAACAATGGCGTTTGGATATCTTCAACCAGATTTTCAGGAAATAGACACTGCAAAATATCAATTAAACACCGTTAAAGCTATGATAATTAAAATCAAGGGG comes from Salvia miltiorrhiza cultivar Shanhuang (shh) chromosome 3, IMPLAD_Smil_shh, whole genome shotgun sequence and encodes:
- the LOC131014898 gene encoding uncharacterized protein LOC131014898 — protein: MGLSSSKHNADGQLPSSSSSSSSSGAAVRRSRSGRSRVLKSSCLRSHCNNRDEPQVSDGQTEENGKSAFCPSENKLGSCPVSAECYRTDKAEESNDLNCINSGIQLHEWGEPSFTNNASREGNSTRVLSSRSLNPPSRFLSRLSINPGNLSFRLTRGNSLGSTRSYPAPPMGLTTSNGEEEEECADPSSSYVNRNERPQGCDFFPACFTSRSPGRQDENNASNSNPDFSGSFQDSRQLNNGQDILRNRNNTTVDCNPDLFSPLDHVNTDDDGTRHAARRFAREPAERNVRFSRTLSVGRLRDRVLRRTAASDLDLYNFQQDREVRLTHENTGAQGLGHAELDATSDDNNFSHQNTSDNVPSSFPNPFYGSQNNAYGTPRAARETRYRDLLEHRSNFMERRRRIRSQVRALQRLGSRFENLSAQERSCILSGQHQGGHCTCRVAAREANSNDDANARASISRIVMLAEALFEVLDEIHQQSVVLSRPSVSSIGSVPAPIEVVDSLPLKIFSKFKRKSCEDTAQCYICLVEYDDGDSMRILPCHHEFHRACIDKWLKEIHRVCPLCRRDICRPDSLTTGSC